TTGGCCTCTTCTACTGGTTTCCAGTTTTCCATCGTCGTGCAACGCCTCATGTaggctgcaaacaaaacaaggaaaggGGCTTAaattaatttggattttttacTCGCATATTCTGTCCATTTGGCTATCTGTAAAATGACTGTACTATACACAAATGGTTCCATCTAAGTGTATAATGACAGTGCCAAAGAAAAATTCCACTCCATATTCACTGTGATACAGgacttttctgttttactcGTCAGAAGCATACTTAACTCATTTTCAAGGAGGGACCTGCTATGATGCTGCTTTAAAGTCAAAATTTGTCGACAGTAATACAAATGGGATACCCTGGTATGGATACCCTGGATGTCCCTGGTATATGGATCACAGAAAAATTAACTCCCTTTTTTTGCACCATGTGGAGCAGGGAAGCAGGGAACAAAATACTGGATATACATTTTTtgctgaacaaaaaaaaccaaacattttttGGACTAATCATTTTCCTACCACACAAAATCACTACTCAAACACTCGTCAGCTGGCTGTAGTATTCAGTTGTTACCTGGCCATTGTCCCACCTGATGCCTAATATTTTGAAGCCTCCATAGTGCACCTCAACAGGAGTAATGTAGCTGGTGAAACAAGAGCCAGCCTTGAGGTGTTCAACCACACAAGGGGCTCGTCTCATATCCATGGTGACAACACCTGCAGCCAGACTCAATGTGGTGACATTGGCTCTCTGCAGCACCTCCTCCTGCAGCACAAAagaagtgttaatcttcagtattagaatagaatagaatagaatagaatagaatgccttTTATTGTCGCTATACACAAGTACAGTGAGatttagagcatctccatcagtgcaagataTTAATCGACAATGAAGAAAATAacccaaataaataaaaaacattaaatgaaagggtgtgtccaaacttatatATAGTGTTAATGAAATGAGGTAGGCAATGCTGAAAGAGGACATTTGGTCCCTAAAATGACTGAACTtgtaacttgtttttctttgtctttatctttagaattttaaaaaaaaacatacacaatatGCTCAATCAAATTTCAAGTGATGGAGCACAAACGGTGAGTGCATTGGTTAAATGTATGTGATGTGtgagttttttctttctctgtgcactggagaaaaaaaaatctgtaaatgtgtTGTTGAGGATTGAGACCCCTGATGCTGATTTACAGCCTAACTGACCACTGGAGGGTTCTTGTCAGAGAGCACACGAGACACTAGTTGAGTTTAACTGTTTACTGTAGAACTGTATGACTGCAGTGATGTACACTGTAAcaaatttctgtaaatttaCGGTGAATTTACAACAGTATCTTACTGTTTTttataataaatgtgaaatactGTTAAATAGTCATCCACAGCATGTCATTTTTGAGTGACAAGATGTGACGATATTCCTGAACCTGACTTTGGACAGCACAGCTTCTTCATCATTCCAAGCAGTCCATGTGGACTTCAACCAAAGAGGTAAAGTTATTTTTATCTCCAAAAACTGTCAGTGTCCAGTATTGTTTTGTCTGCATGATTATTAAACAGTTGACAATATAAATAATAGCCTATTTCATTAGGTCTGTTTCACCTGCTCAGTCTGCTAAAATTGGCAAAGCAAGCTCTGTAACTTAGCAAGCTTGAACTCAGTTAGCTGACGTTAGCAATCTGGTGTTGTTTCTGACCTTTGTCAGGTGTGTTAGCATCTTATCACTTACTCAATTTAATTTTTAAGTTCTTACAAATATAGGCCAGCCTATTAACAGTACATCAGATTTTCAGCCTTTCATGAAATAGTTCTTTAAATAAGGTAACACCAGGGTATCCTTTTACTCAATTGAAGCcagctaaaaaataaacagcatgaGTGGAACTTCATTTAGGTAGGTCATAGCTGTCTTGTCACTTCTTCATTATATGCTTGCTTCAGCTCCAGTAAAACAGCACACTAAGCACTCTTCTTTGATTATACAGTATTTATGATAAATTTGCCAAAGCTACATCCTAGAGCACCATGATCTCAACAGGCTGGCTGTTCTTGGTTGAGAATAATAGTAGGAATGGGTGCAAacaatttcatctgttttttaacATTGGTCTTGGAATGGTCTAGTTTCACTCTGATAAAGTAGTATGGCTTCAGCCTGTTCAACGACTGCTTCAACAACATCAAGCTGAAGATAAGCTTAAAATATTTCAACGCTCTACTTTTTCAAGTGGAAGCaagcacacaacacacaatgcTTGACTCCATTCGTCTTACTAGCCCTACTTAACTTTCTAACAACACGCTACCAACCTACTAACTTAGCCCATGTAAGAGGTAACCTCCTTCCCTAAACTATAGCAACCAACTAACTACCCtttctcctttctgtctcttgctgttctctcttcttcacactttttattttctctctcccttGAACGGTTATACTTATATTTCTTTCCCTCCCTCCATTagtctgtttcacatttttatattttaccagTGACGTTGTGTTGCTaaatttttgtttgtctgtttgttttacaggCACTAGTCATCAGTGATTGAGGATACCAGCCAAATGCTGCAGTCAAGTACTCTCACTGTTCACtctgtctttctccttctcttctctttctccacTTTCACTGTTATTGTTCACATCTACATGTGCAAAAGACTTGTTTACAAGCTAGACTGTTCTATTTCACTGTTCTTGATGCTATTTTAATGCAGTGTCTGAAGTTATGCTTATTAGTAAAGCATGCCATTAAGGATTTTATTATTATGGACATAAGTAATGGAATACCTTTTCTTTCTGTAATACAAATGTCCTAAATGTTATTAGTATTACAAAGTCTGCTGAGGGTTCGTATTAAAGTACAGCTATGTTATGGAATATATTCTCTTGTGTTTTATACCTGGGGTTCTCAAACTTGCTACTTAAAGGTCTGATCTGATTTTTATTCAAGTTCAGAGTTCAGGAATGATTGGAAATAACATTTAATCAACATTAAATCAGTTCACTTATGATTATTCTGGGAAACGGCATTAGTGTGAGTGCTCTGTACTCTGTCAGTTCTTGATTCTTGAAAACAGCATCAGAGTGAGTGGTCGTTGCATTGTTCACTCTATGTTactctcctccgtctcctccgCTAGCTTAACATGCTACTTTTCTTCAGTTGGCACAGAAAGGCGAATAGTGGTGGATGCATGTTGCTGGATGCATTTGTGATAGGCTTAAGGTAGAAGCACAAGCACAAGAAGGTACACAATTTaagtaaaatacaagaaaagtcATGTCTTGCATGTTAATAGTTGGACTTGTGGATGTTACCTGCTGTCATGATAAACATGAGGTATGGAGGGACATGGGTCCAGATCGGTCCTGATTGACTTGTTGACTTGCTGTTCAGTCCAGAATTTCAAAAGCCCTGTATGATGTTATAAGCTACTTTTTTAATTTGTGGGGATTTATagaaattaaatgcaaaatagCAGATTTAATATCCTTTGTGAATAAACTGGTGTATACTGTAAAATTACCATAACACAGTTATCCTACTGTCATGTACTGTAATCCAAAATATGGTAGtatactgttaaaataaataacagtacATGCGCTGTAAAATTACCACACCACCCACTGTTATCCTACGGTAATATACTGTAATTCAAAATACAGTACtatactgttaaaataaattacagtaggtgcattgtaaaataacagtaaaatactgGCGTCCCTGCTGCcagtattttactgttattttacagtgaaattctTTACAGTGTATTCTTGGTACAAAGCAGTTTCTGGAAATGTCTAACAGGAAAGGACTGAATTAGCATTGTATACTACTGTGAATTAAATGGAGTGAATAAACACTTACAGTAAGCAGAAAATGCATTCATGTCAATACCAACCATCAAATATTTATAAGTACTGCTTTAACCTGACATAACTTAGCATATACATGTGAACTGGAAACAATCTGAGGTTAACAGTCATACAAACCAACTCAGTTAGCTAAATGATGCTAAATCGCGACCATGCTAACAAGTAAAATCGGACATTTTAAGGAGTGCAAATACACACCAGGAGGAGCTTAACAACACTATCAGAAGAGGTACGTAACATGTACATATGCATTTCACATCACTATGAACGTAACTTACATCATCAGTGATTGCTGCACCCATAGATATACATAGAAAGGCTAGATAAAATGGACAGCTAATATCGAGTGACTGCCCCTCCATTACAACAAGATCCGGTAACAGTTGCTGGATAGGACTAACCTCATGTACTGCTGGATATACCCCTTAGGTACTGATTAAGTGCCTAAGTAGGGAGACTTTTGCCTCACCTTGAGGTAGTGAAGAGATTGTGATTGGAGGGAGCTGCAAGAGCTGATATATTTGGTTATTTATATTCACTTGAATCTGGACCTGGCCCTGCCTCTTATTGTGTATACATGCTGTTACTGTGATCTGTTtcacaccccccccccccccctctcttcCCCATCTGCgcctttggtgtgttttggtttgttttgtttgtttgtttgttttggttttttggttttttgtttgttttttacgtttttgttttgtttagtatgttttttATGTGTATTGTAAAATAACTGACTataataataaagtaataaaaaaaagaaaggctaGATAGCTTACAGACGCTGTGAGCCAATGAGGGCTGACGTCGCTACGCGGCGGCCATCTTACCTAGGGGCTGCTGGCTCACTGATAACGTGAATGCCTATGGAGCATGTACTATTTAATTAACCATAgcttgctcaattttcaaccgatttttaaATGGTTTGATTTGTTATAAACGCCAGAGATGGCGttatgtttttgcatatttacagATAATTATAACCATGGACtttcatattaaattaaaaaagtagaTAGTAGAGCATTACCAGCCATagctgcacacatacacacagtgaaattacatagtcagtgtttatgttaaacatttaatagtttgatattttatatttctaattaatacatatattaaatataaaggggTAAGTTGAcccacatgatattttaaacCTGGGTCCATTTGCTTtagcataaaaataattataccACAAAAGTCAAAGAATTCCACAGCCAGTTGGAAATGATATTTGTGTTCTTATTTTAGGGTTTCGTGACAACTCGTGTATAGTTTTAAAGATCAAGGGGATGGTTCGTTCATCTTACCTGTTCTCccctacatccatccatccattctcgatacaccacttcatcctcGCTGTCTCCcctacatatattttattatacatttttaaataaacacattcagtaACATGACATCAAGGTTTCTTTTATTAACAAGTGCGCACAATTACAAAACAATTCAACATTCACTCCAAATCAACAGTAACACTAAACCATGCAACATTCACTCCAAATAAACAATCAAAACCGTCCCTTCTTAGAGCAAGTTCCCATTGCCTCCTCTTCTCTGCGTTTTGGGGAAACCTTAAAAACATGAGAAGATACCCAAGATATATGAATTATTGACAACATTTTACACCCTTCTTACCTTTAATGTTAATGGTAAGGACAAAAATACTGAGCtaaattctgatattgttgtggCAATTCATGTAGCCTATGCTTGAATGCCATTATGAAAACCTAAATAACAGTAATAtgttaaaagaaatgtgaaaaagaaatattcaatgattattatgtaaacaaatggtagaaacatttctaaaacgTCAGGGTCAAAATAACTTGTATTATACAAGTACAAATCCACTAAGTCAGTAACAATTATCCTAAATATGTCCCTCAAGTCATTTCTCTACAAGTGAAAGGTGATTCCACAGGCTCTTGTTTAGAAGGAACGTTCATTTGAGCATCCATATGCTGCACAAAAGTGTGGTATCTTGCACTGTAGGGGGgtatttttgcaaacacaaGGCCAGCCAGTTACTGTATCACAATGAATCTAAATCTAGGATATATTTCACTAATGAAACAGCTTCGGAATCATGTTAAAACGAAGGAGTAATTATGTCTTTCCCACTTGTATAGAATTAAGTCCAGGTTACTTTGTAATAGTCCAAGTGGCTCACATGTTTCATTCACAACCTCTTGTTTCTTTGCTAGCTAATGCCCAACTGCATCCACACAAATTGTCATTGTCaacaaaatatgttgttgtcaCAAAATTATTGTTGGTCTCACGAAAACCTATATAATAATTGAAACTCCCAGATTGCAGCCTTGCAAATGGctgtaacaaacacacaaatatgcagCAATGTtcgaaaagaaaaactgcaatttcaacAGGTCTGCACGGCCTGCCACGTTATTAAGGTTTTTAATAAAccaaaccgtttgtaaatccaTCAAGTATTCAGCAagttaagtgtatttttgtttgtgtaggtCGCTCACCTTCCATTCACTACTATAGAGCGCTCCGGAACAGTCCCCCTAGGTAAGATGGCCGACCGGTGACGACACTGGCGAAAGTCCCATCAGCCATCTAGCCTttctatatatatctatggctgcACCACTATATGCATTTCAACAATTGAACGTTGGAGAAGGAAGGAACTGCATAGATGTCGTTAAAGAATAAGAGCgcccatttcaaaataaaagcatgaatacaCAGTAGTCTAGAATTTGAAGAATTCTTAATGTGTGTATCAGAGAGACTGTTTTTTTGAGTTAAGGCAATAAACCAAAGCTTAACATGAcccaaaattatccaaatgtATTCACTATGGAATTTGATAGGAACATGTATTTGGAAATGTTTGCACTTAATATTTACTGTTGACATTTATTCTCCTTACATGCATTTCACCACTCAAAATGGCTACTTTAGCACATCTGCATGCAGGTCTTATTTTATAGTAGTTTAACCTGAGAGAATATTTGACATTCTGAGAAAGATATCCACACATAATATTTGAGCATTAGGTTAAAAATCAAGGGAAAACCGCTACCTGTAATGTTAGCAGCTTGCTTAACCTGTTAAAGTacgccggcccgcgggcgggccgtttttttatcggtatacgctttttttaaaatagaaggacactgcaaacacgattatacaaacactatacacacatagaaagctgagattctcatgaatccgccggtaaaaaccactttcagatgtgattaccacagcgggtaatataaacacatttatccaacaaacaacaagtcatgtaaacgtgcacagctcacctgtcgacgcagtttggacgctcgtttctggtcataaaagaagataatccacaaaaaccggccagaacccaagcttagccatccagaggaaacaatccagtataatactttggccaaaacatgtctcgaaataagtaaaaaatccagaaaacgatcggctccgtgcgcgtgcacgcggcgcgtggtggcgctgtgcgtttcatattcactgcatctttctattataactttatcatacacggtcctattccctttgttcgcgattcaaaatggatactgaacGCTTCTCTACCGCTTCAAACtggacttcaaccaatcaggtgactcgtttccgcctacttcggcgatatagccaaccatggccgagtctgacagatatcgattacatcacttgattgacttgtttctcagcaaatcacgccggaggaaacgttagattgacaggcctggtagccaatgagcttgctgaatggcttgaatataaatcccgcctctgccagcggctttatatgatatttcattcgtgagctccgggctccacctgctgtttctctgtattcctctcaatctgtgtgtgtgatcgacactgaagcctatctgaagtgattttttgagttctttatgagtttttggaatgaaaataatgtgaaaatgaagtgaaaatgaatttataccattctgtaaagagtgtgcacagtgtataaagattgtatccaacattgacaggggcggagcatatcagtacaaatacatgtgtgaaacactcatttcttgtagtattgctctgaaattttgacctgaactatgcaagaccccaggcttttgcaatattgtgttttcaagctcttacagtgctgccacactgattttcaggtgttttattagggaaaaaatgtaggcgagaaaaaaattaatcctaattcagtgtgtgccaacatgaaatactctgtgccagtagcacctagagtaattctgactgcattgggtgaaaattcaggttgtcagctttcaaatgagaccccaaccatgcatgtactccaaacagttcaagaacagcattcaatttactttctgtaaatctcagtagaaatttcgggcggaaattgcctggACCTAGCTTAAATGCATGGTGGTTCAAAATTCACCACCCAAAACGTAAATAAACTGACTGCTGATATCTGTGCATCAAGGGTGTCAATGTATAATGCTGTTGACGGTTATGTAACTAaagtacagggtgtcccaaaaaatgtatacacactttaaataattgtaaactaggtgtttattataatttgtttaattttcaatgtgtaaattaatttacaaacatcattctattgttttgtcaccgcctgttctcaaactgacGTTGGTTCTGGACACTGCCAACAGCACGAAACaatggaatagcacacatcatgaaacatttcccttggtatttgcgttcattcacgttcaatggttgctctcaattcagtgactgttgcaggtctcattgcgtagactttgtcttttaggtatccccataaCAAGAAGTCTCGTAATCGAACCATTTAATTTGAATGTGGCCTTATCACTCCACACAATGTTTGTGGGAAAGTATGCATTTTCGATACATCGTTCCAAGTACCACTCACAATACTGTACTCTTTGGTCTGGATCATCGTCATTAAGAGCATGGACTAATCTTGGAATGTAACTTTTCCATTGACCACGTTTAATGATGCGATGgacagatgattttgaaatgcCTACCTTATGACTAGCTTGCCGCACAGACTTTCTTGGACTTCGCTGAAACGTTTCCAGTACTCTTTCTTCCTTTGTTAGAAGTCGCTCGGATGAGAGGCaaaacgtcttcaagatcacaagaataagtccagttacctgaactaaacccttcaccttaagatgacctggaCGACTGAAACCTTTACAGACACTTAAATGGAAGCTTTAACCCTTTGAAGCCTAAatttatttagaattaaataaaaaacttttttgtatatttttgcttttcagctgatgctaaaataagtggagattattaatttatctattacaTGTGGAACAGAtatagaacagatatataataataacagatatataataattaggtcccacttcgaccagtgcttgcaaaaggttccaaggtatgtattgaatatgcacaaaccggcaGTGGGGGAATGGATGTGCCATCTGGGCTGCAGTCTGAAAGGAAATGTTGTGAATTCGCGACAATAGGTGTCAAGGAATTAAATCcacaacaaaatatcacaatttgaaAATTCTAAAAGTTGGAATTCTGAAAAGAggttaaaatagatttttgaaaTATCCTTCAGTGTTATTAAGGGTAAGCGTATTGTCATATTTGTGTGATCAATTtcctaaaaacatcaaaattataGTAATCAACCAGTCATAGTTTCATGTTAAAGTATAACAGAAAAATGACcttgtatgttttatttgtcaccCAGTCAAATTCTGTTGACACCTTTCTGAGACAGCCAAGAAAGAGCAATTTTTACTCCTTATatttccagagaagacatcCTTGGGTTGGATTATCCTCAAGTTCAGCCTGGTACATGCATATCGATTTACTTTGCCATGGAATTAAGATTTTTTGGTTTCGTTTTGAGGCAAACAGGAAAGTAGGGGAGAAGAACGGGGGAcacctgcagcaaagggtcaTGAGCTGGAATGCACCCCAGGCTACGTTGGGGACTGTAGCCAATGTTTATGGGTCACTTGCTCAATCAGTTGAGCCATCTGGGCATCCTCagactttagattttttaaaatcatttttagaaatttgtttaaaatatgtgtAACATGTCAACTGGAAATTCTGTGATGAACACCTGGACCAAATCtgggtgcattttattttaagtaTGTAATTTTGGATATTACATGCAGAAGTGTGCTGCGTGCATGGCTCATTttaatgatccaaaacacacttCTAATCCTAATCCTAACTTTTCATGCGATATTTTAGCAAATGCTTCCTTTGGTTCAATAAATTACAGACCAGGAGAGATAGAACACTGTGATTTTGACAATCTTGAAATGTATACTTTTTTTCGTCTCCGTCACTCTCCCTTGCTATTCAGGATGATTGACAGCTGCTCCTTCTGAACCCCAGAATGCCTGTGGTGCCAGTGGGTGGGGCATCCTCCTCCCACCCGGTTGTACCTGTCGCCCTCACCTGCTCCTGGCTGCTCCTGCTCTTCCATGCTGCCTTTGGTCAGAAACCTGCCAagctgcctctgattggccggAAGCCCTTTATCGCTGCCTGGAATGCCCCACTGGACATGTGCACTATCAAGTACAACATTACTGCCAACCTTGATCGCCTCTTCCACATCCACGGGAGCCCACGTGCTGATTGGACAGGCCAGAATGTGACAATCTTCTACGCCAATCGGTTAGGATACTACCCCTACTACACTGCACAGGGCAGTGCCATGCACGGTGGTCTGCCACAGAACTGCAGCCTGGACCTACACCTGCTCAAAGCCTACCAGGACATCAACCACTTCATCCCTGCAGAGGACTTCCGGGGCCTCGCCGTCATCGACTGGGAGTTCTGGCGGCCTCAGTGGAGCCGTAACTGGCACAAGAAAGATATCTACCGCCGTAAGTCAAGGGAGCTGACTATGAAGGCATACATCAATGTGACTGCAGCACAGGTGGAGGAGCTGGCACGGCGCCGGTTTGAGAAGAGTGCCAAGGCATTCATGCAGAGGACTATCCAGCTGGGGACACGCCTCCGCCCCAGTGCCCTCTGGGGTTTCTACCTCTACCCCGACTGCCACAACTACAACCTGCATGAGCAGAACTATACAGGCTTCTGCCCCCTGCTGGAGAGGGTGAGGAATGACGAGCTGATATGGCTTTGGAACAGCAGCACAGCACTATTTCCCTCTGTGGCCATCAGGAAAAGTCACACTGACAGCATTAGCAACCTCCACTTCTCCCAGCACAGGATTCGAGAGTCACTCCGCATCGCCTCGCTGACCTCAAAGGAATATGACCTTCCCACCTATGTGTACTTGAGGCTGGGCTACCGAGACGAGGCCTTGGCCTTCCTCACCACAGTAAGGACAAAGTTCATCACAACAGTGTAGTTATTTTACTGTGAGTTCCCTATGAAGCACATCATTTCTGTACTTTATCCTGTACTATAGGCACACAATAAGGTAGTTAATCTACCCtctcatttcacattttattcagatatgcactaccgttcaaaagtttggggtcactcaagcaatttcatgctttccatgaaaactcacacttttattaatgtgctaacattattgcacaagaattttttttttcaaaaataaggacatttctatgtgaccccaaacttttgaatggtagtgtaaagCTTGTCACATACTCGATAATACTTTAACTTCCATTTAGTGtgacttgaaatgttgtttAGGCTGtctggacaaaaacaaaaaggaaggaagaaaataatTGGACTGACCAGAATACTATGTGCAATGAAAAACTGCGGTTCCCTTTTGTACCCAAATTTGATAGTTTACATGTAATGTTTGTTAGTAGTGCAAGGAAGTTAGAATGTTGGGAATGTTGTAGAATGTGGGGTCAGTTCTTTTTGCCTTCACGCAGTCGGCTAATCAGTGGGTATGAATGTAAGATCATCATTCTGAATGTGGGTGCAGAGTACTGAAGGGCCCAAGCTCTTCAATTCATCTACATTTGAGCTGCAGTTTGGCATGTAtggaaaaaactgcaaacagcAAGCACGAGCATAAACTACTATCAGCAGTAGTCAAGTTGAGGCTGAGACAAGCATATACAGATCTGCTGAACCGTACTGGCAGCTAGAGTAGCAAAGCAAAGGAAAGCCTGAAGGAAAACACATGACAATCAGTCACAGAGTGATTACCTAAGCAACAGTTTAAGGCTGTGATGTTTTATATTAATTCACAGTTAGCTTGCGGATTTGCTGATAAGCTCAGTTGTGGTCCATACCAGACTTGAAGTGTAAGGTTAAAAGTGCGGCTGTGACTCAGGTGGTGGAGCCGGTTATCCACTAATCGTAAGGTTGGTGGTTCAATCCCCCTCAGCATGTTGAGGCATTCTTGAACACTGAATCCAAAGTTGCTCCCAATGGGAGGCATCACCTTACAGGGCAGCTCTAtggtgtgtgaatgggtgaataaATAATGTGTAAAGCTTTTTGAGTACCAATAAGGTAGATAAAGGGAGCGCAAAGTGCAGATCATTTCCCAAAAGACTTGTTTGCTCACTGCCAGCAATGAAGAGCTGAAGTCTTTGTACGGAGTGCTGGAGAAAGCTCTGGGCAGATTTGCTGGAAACGACTGCAGCAGTCCAGAATGAAGCTCCAACTGGACAGGAGACATTAGAGTCCACAGAGACTGTCCTGGTTCTCTCTCTCCAGTTATGACTAAATCAACCAAAAGCTCAAGTTTTAAGGTGATATTCATTTTTAgctgaaagacacaaacattTACAACTTTTTCTTCTTAACAATGCTCATGTTTCATTTACTGAATGTCAGGATGGTCAGATTTTACTTACTACTGCCATCTAGTGGAGatccacaaaaaaatcaaatgcaGTGATGAGCTAATTCAGTAAGAATTTATTACGgtttttctcagtcgctttggtaCATTTTTTGAATCATCCTcgacatttgcaaaacagtaagtgcatttttcaaaacaattcatacaaatagcaaaacaccATGGATTACCTGTAAAATCCAGTCTCTTGCTCAAAATCCTTAGTTCATCTCTCCAAAGTAGATATCTGTTTCCATGGAAAGGTCAGTGCCATTAGAATGacaagtccttgtgtcattgtgtaTGGGTGAGACAGTCAAATTGCTTGGTCATGTTGGCATTATTAGAGTGGactctggagggatgttctgatgtgTTCTGATATGGCTAAAGTTTGGATGACAATTATTGTACATTGTAAGTTACACCTTAGTGTATGTGAGAGATTGAttgcaagagactggacaagattcacatttatgcttttactgtttgtattgTAATTTGTTGACAGACCACGTCATTGcgatacagaaaggaaaacagtgcTGCATcgaaaagaaa
This window of the Acanthochromis polyacanthus isolate Apoly-LR-REF ecotype Palm Island chromosome 8, KAUST_Apoly_ChrSc, whole genome shotgun sequence genome carries:
- the LOC110971900 gene encoding hyaluronidase-4 isoform X2, producing the protein MPVVPVGGASSSHPVVPVALTCSWLLLLFHAAFGQKPAKLPLIGRKPFIAAWNAPLDMCTIKYNITANLDRLFHIHGSPRADWTGQNVTIFYANRLGYYPYYTAQGSAMHGGLPQNCSLDLHLLKAYQDINHFIPAEDFRGLAVIDWEFWRPQWSRNWHKKDIYRRKSRELTMKAYINVTAAQVEELARRRFEKSAKAFMQRTIQLGTRLRPSALWGFYLYPDCHNYNLHEQNYTGFCPLLERVRNDELIWLWNSSTALFPSVAIRKSHTDSISNLHFSQHRIRESLRIASLTSKEYDLPTYVYLRLGYRDEALAFLTTKDLIHTIGESAALGAAGFVIWGDLNLTSSRHNCTMVKSFLSHRLGQYITNVTRAAEVCSDFLCQGNGRCVRRDHRAPHYLHLSADTYHIHPSGEGDFTVTGWHSQHELQLLTERFRCHCYEGHEDGSCDSINKVREDEGSWKEEKDDQERKRTAWEDEQGEMCEGRENVAPPTVCSHQLLLLMLLLNLSLVKRVVR